The Nitriliruptor alkaliphilus DSM 45188 genome includes a region encoding these proteins:
- a CDS encoding hydroxyacid dehydrogenase: MKAALAMTPGLQHRFFDAPLVTELRALVDLDPGRVLSDPTAPDHAATAADVEVLITSWGAPRLEGAVLEAMPRLRAVVHAAGSVKHLVSPELWARGARVTSGAALNARPVAEFALGAVLWSTKNVLPLTARFGVERTAPDLTVDDTIAGNYRTTVGVLGASATGRALIELLAPFDVEVLVSDPTLSPTDAQQLGVQLVDLEGLFSRSRVLSVHAPLLPQTRHLVDARLLSLMPDGATLVNTARGGVVDHDALRSELVSGRLCAILDVTEPEPLAPDDPLWDLPNVTLTPHVAGSQGAELLRLGRAAVDEVRALVEGRPPLHPVDPASLATGA; encoded by the coding sequence ATGAAGGCCGCTCTTGCGATGACACCGGGCCTCCAGCATCGCTTCTTCGACGCGCCCCTGGTCACCGAGCTTCGGGCGCTCGTCGACCTGGACCCCGGCCGGGTCCTCAGCGACCCGACGGCGCCGGACCATGCCGCCACGGCTGCCGACGTCGAGGTGCTGATCACCTCCTGGGGCGCCCCCAGGCTCGAAGGCGCCGTGCTCGAGGCCATGCCGCGACTGCGCGCGGTCGTGCACGCGGCGGGGTCGGTCAAGCACCTCGTCTCACCCGAGCTCTGGGCCCGCGGCGCCCGGGTCACCAGCGGTGCCGCCCTCAACGCCCGACCGGTCGCGGAGTTCGCCCTCGGCGCGGTGCTGTGGTCGACCAAGAACGTCCTGCCACTCACGGCCAGGTTCGGCGTCGAGCGCACCGCCCCGGACCTCACCGTCGACGACACCATCGCCGGCAACTACCGCACGACCGTCGGGGTGCTCGGGGCGTCGGCCACCGGCCGTGCCCTGATCGAGCTGCTGGCGCCGTTCGATGTCGAGGTGCTGGTCTCCGACCCGACCCTCTCGCCGACCGATGCGCAGCAGCTCGGCGTGCAACTGGTCGACCTCGAGGGCCTGTTCTCCCGCTCGCGGGTGCTGAGCGTGCACGCGCCGCTGCTGCCTCAGACCCGGCACCTGGTCGACGCGAGACTGCTGTCGCTGATGCCGGACGGGGCGACGCTGGTCAACACGGCCCGCGGTGGCGTCGTCGACCACGACGCCCTCCGCTCGGAGCTCGTCTCCGGCCGGCTGTGCGCGATCCTCGACGTGACCGAACCCGAGCCGCTCGCCCCGGACGACCCGCTGTGGGACCTGCCCAACGTCACCCTCACGCCGCACGTGGCGGGGTCGCAGGGCGCGGAGCTGCTCCGCCTCGGACGAGCCGCCGTCGACGAGGTTCGCGCCCTCGTGGAGGGACGGCCCCCGCTGCACCCCGTCGATCCCGCGTCACTCGCGACCGGCGCCTGA
- a CDS encoding ABC transporter substrate-binding protein, with protein sequence MGARTLKKAGAKKTVAATMALLMLATACGGGETDAGAESTDSTDSTDSADNTDGDADTDDVQAGGEVRMVVNMTDNLTTQFWSDLVAPFEEQTGITVKIEGPTGTNVSETFSAQLAAGTAPDVIQSIFADNEIAPELLDISDQPWIQGTPLLDTYSLGGSNYVVGVGSQAQSLVYYNKTAFEEAGITSTPETWEDFDAALGQLADAGYTPLQTAGQWMTGLQLQQLWHPTLNTTNPQWQISVSEDELTLAEAFEPMFAKYEQWLAQGYIQQDDVGLDPSTADANFLEGEVGMYPLGSWLVATIDGAGDLPFEVGVFSPPVEQGMDYPGPQGATMAFPYMVWEGSEQTENALRLIEFLVTDEDAIEAQLRADGVFRAGVDAQASPVGQEIQTIIDEAPSLVAVGEGAGDVRLPVTGLNPKFTEIVQSLYTGSSAAEAAADLNTWAEQNR encoded by the coding sequence GTGGGAGCACGAACGTTGAAAAAGGCGGGGGCCAAGAAGACGGTGGCAGCCACGATGGCGCTGCTGATGCTGGCGACCGCCTGCGGCGGTGGCGAGACCGACGCCGGCGCGGAGAGCACGGACAGCACGGACAGCACGGACAGCGCCGACAACACGGATGGCGACGCCGACACCGATGACGTGCAGGCCGGCGGTGAGGTGCGGATGGTGGTCAACATGACCGACAACCTCACCACGCAGTTCTGGAGCGACCTGGTCGCGCCCTTCGAGGAGCAGACGGGCATCACCGTCAAGATCGAGGGTCCGACCGGCACGAACGTGAGCGAGACCTTCAGCGCGCAGCTGGCGGCGGGCACCGCGCCCGACGTCATCCAGTCCATCTTCGCCGACAACGAGATCGCGCCGGAGCTGCTGGACATCAGCGACCAACCGTGGATCCAGGGGACCCCGCTCCTCGACACCTACTCCCTGGGCGGCAGCAACTACGTGGTCGGCGTCGGCTCGCAGGCCCAGTCGCTGGTCTACTACAACAAGACCGCCTTCGAGGAGGCAGGCATCACGAGCACGCCGGAGACCTGGGAGGACTTCGACGCGGCGCTCGGCCAGCTCGCTGATGCCGGGTACACCCCCCTGCAGACCGCCGGCCAGTGGATGACCGGCCTGCAGCTCCAGCAGCTGTGGCACCCCACGCTCAACACCACCAACCCGCAGTGGCAGATCTCCGTCAGCGAGGACGAACTGACCCTGGCAGAGGCGTTCGAGCCGATGTTCGCCAAGTACGAGCAGTGGCTGGCGCAGGGCTACATCCAGCAGGATGACGTGGGTCTGGACCCGAGCACGGCGGACGCCAACTTCCTGGAGGGCGAGGTCGGCATGTACCCGCTCGGCAGCTGGCTGGTGGCCACGATCGATGGCGCCGGCGACCTGCCCTTCGAGGTCGGGGTGTTCTCGCCGCCGGTCGAGCAGGGCATGGACTACCCGGGGCCGCAGGGTGCGACGATGGCGTTCCCCTACATGGTGTGGGAGGGCAGCGAGCAGACCGAGAACGCCCTGCGGCTCATCGAGTTCCTCGTGACCGACGAGGATGCGATCGAGGCGCAGCTGCGGGCCGACGGCGTGTTCCGCGCCGGCGTGGACGCGCAGGCGTCCCCGGTCGGCCAGGAGATCCAGACGATCATCGACGAGGCTCCCTCGCTGGTGGCCGTCGGTGAGGGCGCGGGCGATGTCCGCCTGCCGGTCACCGGCCTCAACCCGAAGTTCACCGAGATCGTGCAGAGCCTGTACACCGGCTCGAGCGCGGCAGAGGCTGCGGCCGACCTCAACACCTGGGCCGAGCAGAACCGCTGA
- a CDS encoding carbohydrate ABC transporter permease: protein MSVISDTAPVADPARRGWDRRSVRRGEATPRRDGRPGRSRRAVLAELSMMVPALGVFIALLVVPVGYAVYYSFTNYNGFPSQTPEFVGVDNYVRLVQSADVTSAMVTTAIVILAGSLVVNAMALSLALLLWRTTTFTAFARVVMFYPHVLSLIVVGFLWSAILGPQGAVNSVLGSLDQSTLPFLTNQRWALGTLIGVIAWAQFGVQFLIYLAGLQAVPDDLQEASSIDGASRWQAFRHVTWPALAPSATVALVTTMLSLLKTYDVVVSLTGGGPAGATKTFAYQILAVDFPRRQVGLASAEAVVLILVAAVLSFAALAMRRKSDEAAT, encoded by the coding sequence ATGAGCGTCATCAGCGACACCGCCCCCGTCGCCGATCCGGCGCGGCGCGGCTGGGACCGGCGTTCGGTCCGTCGCGGCGAGGCAACCCCTCGCCGCGACGGCCGGCCAGGACGGTCGCGCCGCGCGGTGCTGGCCGAACTGTCGATGATGGTTCCCGCGCTCGGTGTCTTCATCGCCCTCCTGGTGGTGCCGGTCGGCTACGCGGTCTACTACAGCTTCACCAACTACAACGGGTTCCCCAGCCAGACCCCGGAGTTCGTCGGGGTCGACAACTACGTGCGGCTCGTCCAGAGCGCCGACGTCACCAGCGCGATGGTGACGACCGCGATCGTCATCCTCGCGGGATCCCTGGTGGTCAACGCCATGGCCCTGAGCCTGGCGCTACTGCTGTGGCGCACCACGACCTTCACGGCGTTCGCGCGCGTGGTGATGTTCTACCCACACGTGCTGAGCCTCATCGTCGTCGGCTTCCTCTGGTCGGCGATCCTCGGCCCGCAAGGTGCGGTCAACTCGGTCCTCGGATCGCTCGATCAGAGCACACTGCCGTTCCTCACCAACCAGAGGTGGGCGCTGGGGACCCTCATCGGCGTCATCGCGTGGGCGCAGTTCGGGGTGCAGTTCCTGATCTACCTGGCCGGCCTGCAGGCCGTTCCCGACGACCTGCAGGAGGCATCCAGCATCGACGGAGCGAGCCGCTGGCAGGCGTTCCGCCACGTCACGTGGCCAGCCCTGGCCCCGTCGGCCACGGTGGCGCTCGTGACCACGATGCTCTCGCTGCTCAAGACCTACGACGTGGTGGTCTCGCTGACCGGCGGCGGACCGGCGGGCGCCACCAAGACCTTCGCCTACCAGATCCTGGCGGTGGACTTCCCGAGACGGCAGGTCGGGCTGGCCTCGGCCGAGGCCGTGGTGCTGATCCTCGTCGCGGCGGTCCTGTCCTTCGCGGCGCTCGCGATGCGCCGCAAGAGCGATGAGGCGGCAACGTGA
- a CDS encoding carbohydrate ABC transporter permease, whose translation MLVPMYLLVVNAFKDQQAIVRRPFSLNPGEMTVEHLSNAWNNPDFDIAFGYFVTFGLVICVNLLAISVCAPAAYIIARSSRKVFRVALLFFISGMFIPPQAVLVPVIFVLRALGLVGTFPGLVLFMASTTVPFTIFVFTGFIRMLPASLDEAASIDGAGPYRTLWMIIMPLMKPIVATVFILNSLSVWNDFASPQLILGPGSGLYTVTTGVYAAVGEYSADYTQVFPTLLLAVLPILVLFLLTQRWVMSGLSAGSVKG comes from the coding sequence ATGCTCGTGCCGATGTACCTGTTGGTGGTCAACGCCTTCAAGGACCAGCAGGCGATCGTCCGTAGACCCTTCTCCCTCAACCCGGGGGAGATGACCGTCGAGCACCTCTCCAACGCGTGGAACAACCCCGACTTCGACATCGCCTTCGGCTACTTCGTGACCTTCGGGCTGGTCATCTGCGTCAACCTGTTGGCCATCAGCGTGTGCGCTCCGGCCGCCTACATCATCGCTCGCTCCTCCCGGAAGGTCTTCCGGGTCGCGTTGCTGTTCTTCATCTCGGGGATGTTCATCCCTCCCCAGGCGGTCCTCGTCCCGGTCATCTTCGTGCTGCGGGCCCTTGGACTGGTGGGGACCTTCCCCGGGCTGGTGCTGTTCATGGCGTCCACGACGGTGCCGTTCACGATCTTCGTGTTCACCGGCTTCATCCGGATGCTGCCGGCGTCGCTGGACGAGGCGGCGTCGATCGACGGTGCCGGGCCGTACCGGACGCTGTGGATGATCATCATGCCGCTGATGAAGCCGATCGTGGCGACCGTGTTCATCCTCAACTCGCTGAGCGTGTGGAACGACTTCGCCAGCCCACAGCTCATCCTCGGCCCTGGCTCAGGCCTCTACACGGTGACGACCGGCGTCTACGCCGCGGTCGGCGAGTACTCGGCGGACTACACGCAGGTGTTCCCGACGCTGCTGCTCGCCGTGCTGCCGATCCTCGTCCTCTTCCTGCTGACCCAGCGGTGGGTCATGAGCGGGTTGTCGGCCGGCTCCGTCAAGGGCTGA
- a CDS encoding FadR/GntR family transcriptional regulator encodes MSSENARTVLAAKRPASPMLGVVVVEGLVDAIVSGRFLPGESLPPEGPLSEEFGVSRTVIRESVKRVEEKGLLTVARGRGTVVRPMTAWNPLDRAVLTSLIKHDETLGTLDELSTVRAQLESVMAAEAARLRNDGQLEALDAAMDRMRETVDDEAAFRAADVVFHETVMELSGNRLASSIARILMDRAQESSRYHGVDVPGAFTLTLREHEAVHAAITGGDPERAREAMTSHILESWQRRRLPNRAGRSPS; translated from the coding sequence ATGTCCAGTGAGAACGCACGCACCGTGTTGGCGGCCAAGCGCCCGGCGAGCCCGATGCTGGGCGTCGTGGTGGTCGAGGGGCTCGTCGACGCGATCGTCTCCGGTCGGTTCCTCCCCGGCGAGTCGCTCCCGCCCGAGGGCCCGCTGAGCGAGGAGTTCGGGGTCAGCCGGACCGTGATCCGCGAGTCGGTGAAGCGGGTCGAGGAGAAGGGCCTGCTCACCGTCGCCCGCGGCCGCGGCACCGTGGTCCGTCCGATGACGGCGTGGAACCCCCTGGACCGAGCCGTGCTCACCTCGCTGATCAAGCACGATGAGACGCTCGGCACCCTGGATGAGCTCAGCACCGTGCGGGCCCAGCTCGAGTCGGTGATGGCGGCAGAGGCCGCCCGGCTCCGCAACGACGGCCAGCTCGAGGCGCTGGACGCGGCGATGGACCGGATGCGCGAGACCGTGGACGACGAGGCGGCGTTCCGCGCCGCCGACGTGGTGTTCCACGAGACCGTCATGGAACTGTCGGGCAACCGGCTGGCCAGCAGCATCGCACGCATCCTGATGGACCGGGCCCAGGAGAGCTCGCGCTACCACGGGGTGGACGTGCCGGGCGCGTTCACGCTGACCCTCCGCGAGCACGAGGCCGTCCACGCAGCGATCACCGGTGGGGACCCCGAGCGTGCCCGGGAGGCCATGACCAGCCACATCCTCGAATCGTGGCAGCGTCGACGACTGCCCAACCGCGCGGGCCGTTCACCGTCCTGA
- a CDS encoding mandelate racemase/muconate lactonizing enzyme family protein: MRITGYRTLTTLHRWGRPIGDVNGHVASGITSIPIVLVDTDDGNVGVGLGSHDGLDRVFPALEGEDPRAVTALYDRMLAAVFKTGHAGAVFGAIGAFDMALWDLKAKAAGEPLWRMLGARDRVVPGYASGLDGPLDDGALVRMQQAFVDRGFTAVKLKGGLDLAADLRRLRLVHDLYTDALGTAPRLMLDANESWSRKEAISYVQHLEEHIDLAWIEEPVRRWDVESHAMMTRAVRAAVATGENLTGLEQFRPLVQAHAVDVVQTGSVWGITHFLRVAALAHAFDLPVSPVGYHGNPLAHAAASVPNHLGLEVHDLGVPIGLQVDQEIVDGCVVLGDEPGLGIAVDEPAIAALAEAADWGRANGPHVRPERAGRRLIAPEPHRYAPSLSVAEPVADAVAGD, from the coding sequence ATGCGTATCACGGGTTATCGCACCCTCACGACCCTCCACCGCTGGGGTCGCCCCATCGGCGACGTCAACGGGCATGTGGCATCTGGTATCACCAGCATCCCGATCGTGCTCGTGGACACCGACGACGGCAACGTCGGCGTCGGGCTGGGGAGCCACGACGGCCTCGACCGGGTCTTCCCGGCCCTGGAGGGCGAGGACCCCCGCGCGGTCACGGCGCTGTACGACCGGATGCTGGCAGCCGTCTTCAAAACCGGCCACGCCGGCGCGGTCTTCGGGGCGATCGGCGCCTTCGACATGGCACTGTGGGACCTGAAGGCCAAGGCCGCCGGCGAACCGCTGTGGCGGATGCTCGGCGCCCGCGACCGGGTCGTGCCCGGTTACGCCTCGGGCCTCGACGGCCCCCTGGACGACGGTGCGCTGGTTCGCATGCAGCAGGCGTTCGTCGACCGCGGGTTCACGGCGGTCAAGCTCAAGGGCGGCCTCGACCTCGCCGCCGACCTGCGCCGCCTCCGCCTGGTCCACGACCTCTACACCGACGCGCTCGGCACGGCCCCGCGGCTGATGCTGGACGCCAACGAGTCGTGGTCCCGGAAGGAGGCCATCAGCTACGTGCAGCACCTCGAGGAGCACATCGACCTGGCGTGGATCGAGGAGCCGGTACGCCGCTGGGACGTCGAGTCGCACGCGATGATGACCCGTGCCGTCAGAGCCGCCGTGGCGACGGGGGAGAACCTCACCGGTCTGGAACAGTTCCGACCGCTCGTGCAGGCTCATGCCGTCGACGTGGTGCAGACCGGCAGCGTCTGGGGCATCACCCACTTCCTCCGCGTCGCGGCGCTCGCCCACGCCTTCGATCTGCCGGTCAGTCCGGTCGGCTACCACGGCAACCCGCTCGCGCACGCGGCGGCCAGCGTGCCCAACCACCTCGGCCTCGAGGTGCACGACCTCGGCGTCCCCATCGGGCTCCAGGTCGACCAGGAGATCGTCGACGGATGTGTGGTCCTGGGTGACGAGCCAGGCCTCGGCATCGCCGTCGACGAACCGGCGATCGCCGCGCTCGCCGAGGCGGCGGACTGGGGCCGCGCCAACGGTCCGCACGTGCGCCCCGAACGCGCCGGCCGGCGGCTGATCGCTCCCGAGCCGCACCGCTACGCACCGTCCCTGAGCGTCGCAGAGCCGGTCGCCGACGCGGTCGCCGGCGACTGA